In a genomic window of Streptomyces pristinaespiralis:
- a CDS encoding SCO1431 family membrane protein produces the protein MTSNAATADRTLPTTRTGGPDEGSDLLEHVFGWTLVVVLAMLITQVGLI, from the coding sequence ATGACCTCGAACGCAGCAACCGCCGACCGCACCCTGCCGACGACCCGTACCGGCGGCCCGGACGAAGGATCCGACCTTCTCGAGCACGTCTTCGGCTGGACGCTCGTGGTGGTCCTGGCCATGCTCATCACGCAGGTCGGCCTGATCTAG
- a CDS encoding acyl-CoA dehydrogenase family protein gives MPDRAPQPVDRQLPTEEARDLITLVRDIVQREIAPRAAEEEDAGHFPREVFSLLSESGLLGLPYDSEFGGGDQPYEVYLQVLEELAAARLTVGLGVSVHSLSCHALAGYGTKEQQGEHLPAMLGGGLLGAYCLSEPASGSDAASLRTKAVRDGDDWVVTGTKAWITHGGVADFYTVLARTGVEGPRGITAFLVPGDAPGLNPAVPEKKMGMKGSPTAQLHFDGVRIPDSRRIGEEGQGFAIALSALDSGRLGIAACAIGVAQAALDEALGYATGRKQFGRPIADFQGLRFMLADMATRIEAGRALYLAAARLRDAGRPFSRQAAMAKLFCTDAAMSVTTDAVQVLGGYGYTQDFPVERFMREAKVLQIVEGTNQIQRMVIARHLAGPETR, from the coding sequence ATGCCCGACCGCGCCCCGCAGCCGGTGGACCGTCAGCTGCCCACCGAAGAGGCCAGGGATCTGATCACCCTGGTCCGCGACATCGTCCAGCGGGAGATCGCCCCCCGCGCGGCCGAGGAGGAGGACGCCGGGCACTTCCCGCGCGAGGTCTTCTCGCTGCTGTCCGAATCAGGACTGCTCGGCCTTCCCTACGACTCCGAATTCGGTGGCGGGGACCAGCCGTACGAGGTCTATCTCCAGGTCCTGGAAGAGCTCGCGGCGGCCCGCCTCACCGTCGGCCTCGGGGTGAGCGTCCACTCCCTGTCCTGCCACGCGCTGGCCGGGTACGGCACCAAGGAGCAGCAGGGCGAGCACCTGCCCGCGATGCTCGGCGGCGGCCTGCTCGGCGCCTACTGCCTCTCCGAGCCCGCCTCCGGCTCCGACGCCGCCTCGCTGCGCACCAAGGCGGTCCGGGACGGGGACGACTGGGTCGTCACCGGGACGAAGGCCTGGATCACCCACGGCGGCGTCGCCGACTTCTACACGGTCCTCGCACGCACCGGCGTGGAAGGCCCGCGCGGTATCACCGCGTTCCTGGTGCCGGGCGACGCCCCGGGGCTGAACCCGGCGGTACCCGAGAAGAAGATGGGCATGAAGGGGTCGCCCACCGCCCAGCTCCACTTCGACGGCGTCCGGATTCCGGACTCGCGCCGTATCGGTGAGGAGGGCCAGGGCTTCGCCATCGCGCTCTCCGCCCTCGACTCGGGCCGTCTCGGCATCGCCGCCTGTGCCATCGGCGTCGCGCAGGCCGCGCTGGACGAGGCACTCGGCTACGCCACCGGACGCAAGCAGTTCGGGCGTCCCATCGCCGACTTCCAGGGCCTGCGCTTCATGCTCGCGGACATGGCCACCCGGATCGAGGCGGGGCGGGCGCTGTACCTCGCCGCCGCCCGGCTGAGGGACGCGGGACGGCCGTTCTCCCGGCAGGCCGCCATGGCGAAGCTGTTCTGCACGGACGCGGCGATGAGCGTCACCACCGACGCCGTCCAGGTCCTCGGCGGTTACGGCTACACGCAGGACTTCCCGGTGGAGCGCTTCATGCGCGAGGCCAAGGTCCTGCAGATCGTCGAGGGGACGAACCAGATCCAGCGGATGGTCATCGCCCGCCATCTGGCGGGACCTGAGACGCGCTGA
- a CDS encoding Lrp/AsnC family transcriptional regulator translates to MEELDRQIVDLLVKDGRMSYTDLGKATGLSTSAVHQRVRRLEQRGVIRGYAAVVDPEAVGLPLTAFISVKPFDPSAPDDIADRLAGVPEIEACHSVAGDENYILKVRVATPLELEHLLTRIRSLSGVSTRTTVVLSTPYEARPPRI, encoded by the coding sequence ATGGAGGAGCTGGATCGTCAGATCGTGGACCTGCTCGTCAAGGACGGGCGGATGAGCTACACCGACCTGGGCAAGGCCACCGGCCTGTCCACATCGGCGGTGCACCAGCGCGTCCGCCGCCTCGAGCAGCGGGGCGTCATCCGCGGCTACGCGGCGGTCGTCGACCCGGAGGCCGTCGGGCTGCCGCTGACCGCGTTCATCTCGGTCAAGCCGTTCGACCCCAGCGCCCCCGACGACATCGCGGACCGGCTCGCCGGCGTGCCGGAGATCGAGGCCTGCCACAGCGTCGCGGGCGACGAGAACTACATCCTCAAGGTGCGCGTCGCGACACCCCTCGAACTGGAGCACCTGCTCACCCGGATCCGCTCCCTCTCCGGCGTCTCCACCCGCACCACGGTCGTCCTCTCCACCCCGTACGAGGCCCGCCCGCCGCGGATCTGA
- a CDS encoding amidohydrolase, which translates to MTESTAPQSEHRTVLLRGGEVHSPADPFATAMVVEKGRVAWVGSEGAADAFATGVDEVVDLEGALVTPAFTDAHVHTTSTGLALTGLDLSAAASLAEALRLVREYGAAHPAAGQVLLGHGWDATRWPEQRPPSRAELDEASGGRPLYLPRVDVHSAVVTTALLDLVPGVTGLAGFHPDAPLTGAAHHAVRAAAHGAVTPAQRRAAQRAALSRAASLGIGSIHECAGPEISDEADFTSLLALSRAEPGPRVVGYWAEQVTDEKDARRIRELGASGAAGDLFVDGSLGSHTACLHAPYADAPTTTGSAHLDAAAVAAHVTACTRAGLQAGFHAIGDAALSAVVDGVRAAADRLGLDRIRAARHRIEHAEMLTPETIAAFAEFGLTASVQPAFDAAWGGEEGMYAQRLGAERARTLNPYAALLRAGVPLAFGSDSPVTPLDPWGTVRAAAFHRTPEHRISVRAAFTAHTRGGWRAVGQDDAGVLVPGAPADYAVWRTGALIVQAPDDRVARWSTDPRSGTPGLPDLGPGAELPECVRTVVGGHTVFEGPNG; encoded by the coding sequence ATGACCGAGAGCACCGCCCCCCAGAGCGAACACCGCACCGTGCTGCTGCGCGGTGGAGAAGTCCACAGCCCCGCCGACCCCTTCGCCACCGCGATGGTCGTCGAGAAGGGACGCGTCGCCTGGGTGGGATCCGAAGGCGCCGCCGACGCCTTCGCCACCGGCGTCGACGAAGTGGTCGATCTCGAAGGGGCCCTGGTCACCCCCGCGTTCACCGACGCCCACGTCCACACCACGTCGACCGGTCTGGCCCTCACCGGCCTCGACCTGTCCGCAGCGGCCTCCCTCGCCGAGGCCCTGCGCCTCGTACGGGAGTACGGCGCCGCCCACCCCGCCGCCGGCCAGGTCCTGCTCGGTCACGGCTGGGACGCGACGCGCTGGCCCGAGCAGCGGCCCCCGAGCCGTGCCGAACTCGACGAGGCGTCCGGCGGCCGGCCGCTGTACCTGCCGCGGGTCGACGTGCACTCCGCCGTCGTCACCACCGCCCTGCTCGACCTGGTCCCCGGTGTCACCGGCCTGGCCGGCTTCCACCCCGACGCCCCGCTGACCGGGGCGGCCCACCACGCGGTGCGCGCCGCCGCCCACGGGGCCGTCACCCCCGCCCAGCGGCGGGCGGCGCAACGGGCGGCGCTCTCCCGCGCCGCGTCCCTCGGCATCGGCAGCATCCACGAGTGCGCGGGCCCCGAGATCTCCGACGAGGCGGACTTCACCTCCCTGCTCGCCCTCTCCCGTGCCGAGCCCGGCCCGCGGGTGGTGGGCTACTGGGCCGAACAGGTCACCGACGAGAAGGACGCCCGGCGCATCCGCGAACTCGGCGCCTCCGGCGCGGCAGGGGACCTGTTCGTCGACGGCTCCCTCGGCTCGCACACCGCGTGCCTGCACGCCCCGTACGCCGACGCCCCCACCACCACCGGAAGCGCCCATCTCGACGCGGCGGCCGTCGCGGCCCATGTGACCGCCTGCACCCGGGCGGGGCTGCAGGCCGGGTTCCACGCCATCGGCGACGCCGCCCTGAGCGCGGTCGTCGACGGCGTGCGGGCGGCGGCCGACCGGCTGGGGCTCGACCGGATCCGCGCCGCGCGGCACCGCATCGAGCACGCCGAGATGCTCACCCCCGAAACGATCGCAGCCTTCGCCGAGTTCGGCCTCACCGCCTCCGTCCAGCCCGCCTTCGACGCGGCCTGGGGCGGCGAGGAGGGCATGTACGCCCAGCGCCTGGGCGCCGAGCGGGCCCGCACCCTCAACCCGTACGCGGCGCTGCTGCGCGCCGGGGTGCCGCTCGCCTTCGGCTCCGACAGCCCGGTGACGCCCCTCGACCCGTGGGGGACGGTACGTGCCGCCGCCTTCCACCGGACGCCCGAGCACCGCATCTCCGTACGGGCGGCGTTCACCGCCCACACCCGCGGCGGCTGGCGTGCCGTCGGCCAGGACGACGCAGGCGTGCTCGTGCCGGGCGCCCCGGCCGACTACGCGGTCTGGCGCACCGGCGCGCTGATCGTCCAGGCGCCCGACGACCGGGTCGCCCGCTGGTCCACCGACCCGCGTTCCGGCACGCCCGGTCTGCCCGACCTCGGACCCGGCGCCGAACTGCCCGAATGCGTGCGGACAGTGGTGGGCGGACATACCGTCTTCGAGGGACCGAACGGGTGA
- a CDS encoding polyprenol monophosphomannose synthase produces the protein MNDGGAVPHGGPQGRRYGPLGRALVIIPTYNEAENIRSIVSRVRAAVPDADVLVADDNSPDGTGKFADELAVQDEQVHVLHRKGKEGLGAAYLAGFRWGIEHDYGVLVEMDADGSHQPEELPRLLTALKGADLVLGSRWVPGGRVVNWPKHREILSRGGSTYSRLLLGVPLRDVTGGFRAFRAETLEGLGLGDVASQGYCFQVDLARRAVAAGFHVVEVPITFVEREHGDSKMNRDIVVEALWRVTAWGVEERAGRLLGRKSAPPRPPRSS, from the coding sequence GTGAACGACGGTGGTGCGGTTCCCCATGGTGGACCCCAGGGGAGGCGGTACGGCCCGCTCGGCAGAGCGTTGGTGATCATTCCCACCTACAACGAAGCCGAGAACATCCGGTCGATCGTCTCCCGGGTGCGCGCCGCCGTGCCCGACGCGGACGTGCTCGTCGCCGACGACAACAGCCCTGACGGCACGGGCAAGTTCGCCGACGAGCTCGCCGTGCAGGACGAGCAGGTGCACGTCCTGCACCGCAAGGGCAAGGAAGGTCTCGGCGCGGCCTACCTGGCCGGCTTCCGCTGGGGCATCGAGCACGACTACGGCGTCCTGGTCGAGATGGACGCCGACGGCTCCCACCAGCCCGAGGAACTGCCCAGGCTGCTGACCGCCCTCAAGGGCGCCGACCTCGTTCTCGGGTCCCGCTGGGTGCCCGGCGGGCGGGTCGTGAACTGGCCCAAGCACCGCGAGATCCTCTCGCGCGGCGGCAGCACCTACTCCCGGCTGCTGCTCGGTGTGCCGCTGCGGGACGTCACGGGAGGCTTCCGGGCCTTCCGCGCCGAGACCCTGGAAGGCCTCGGCCTCGGCGACGTCGCCTCCCAGGGCTACTGCTTCCAGGTCGACCTGGCCCGGCGGGCCGTTGCCGCCGGCTTCCACGTCGTCGAGGTCCCGATCACCTTCGTGGAGCGCGAGCACGGCGACTCGAAGATGAACAGGGACATCGTCGTCGAGGCCCTCTGGCGGGTCACCGCGTGGGGGGTGGAGGAGCGGGCCGGCCGCCTCCTCGGCCGCAAGTCCGCACCGCCCCGGCCTCCTCGGTCCTCCTGA
- the fxsA gene encoding FxsA family membrane protein, whose product MTTGAPPPTAPRRSRARTLVPLAIAAWLVLEIWLLTVVADAAGGFAVLGLLVGAAVLGAAVVKRAGRRAFANLTETLQQQTGRQQPDPEPAAPGRAEGNGLLMLGGLLLMLPGLVSDAAGLLLLVPPVRARLGRAAERSLERRMNAAVPGGLGDAFQQARMRRPDGKVVQGEVIREEGTGHHGTAPRDDEPGRRPPLTP is encoded by the coding sequence ATGACGACCGGCGCACCGCCCCCGACCGCCCCGAGGCGCTCCCGCGCCCGCACTCTCGTCCCCCTGGCCATCGCCGCCTGGCTGGTCCTGGAGATCTGGCTGCTGACCGTCGTGGCGGACGCCGCGGGCGGCTTCGCCGTCCTCGGGCTGCTGGTCGGCGCCGCGGTGCTCGGGGCCGCGGTGGTCAAGCGGGCGGGGCGGCGGGCCTTCGCCAACCTCACCGAGACGCTTCAGCAGCAGACGGGCCGGCAGCAGCCGGACCCCGAGCCCGCGGCGCCCGGCCGCGCCGAGGGCAACGGGCTGCTGATGCTCGGCGGTCTGCTGCTGATGCTGCCGGGCCTCGTGTCCGACGCGGCCGGGCTGCTGCTTCTTGTGCCGCCGGTCCGGGCCCGGCTCGGCCGGGCCGCGGAACGCTCGCTGGAGCGGCGGATGAACGCCGCGGTCCCCGGCGGCCTCGGCGACGCGTTCCAGCAGGCCCGTATGCGCCGCCCGGACGGCAAGGTCGTCCAGGGCGAGGTCATCCGCGAGGAGGGCACCGGGCACCACGGCACGGCGCCCCGCGACGACGAGCCCGGCCGGCGGCCCCCGCTGACCCCCTGA
- a CDS encoding RNA polymerase-binding protein RbpA, translating into MSERALRGTRLVVTSYETDRGIDLAPRQAVEYACQNGHRFEMPFSVEAEIPPEWECKACGAQALLVDGDGPEEKKGKPARTHWDMLMERRTREELEEVLAERLAVLRSGAMNIAVHPRDSRKSA; encoded by the coding sequence ATGAGTGAGCGAGCTCTCCGCGGCACGCGACTTGTGGTTACCAGCTACGAGACGGACCGCGGCATCGACCTGGCCCCGCGCCAGGCGGTGGAGTACGCATGCCAGAACGGACATCGTTTTGAGATGCCGTTCTCGGTCGAGGCGGAGATTCCGCCGGAGTGGGAGTGCAAGGCGTGTGGCGCCCAGGCACTCCTGGTCGACGGGGACGGCCCCGAAGAGAAGAAGGGCAAGCCGGCGCGCACGCACTGGGACATGCTGATGGAGCGGCGTACCCGCGAGGAGCTGGAAGAGGTGCTGGCCGAACGGCTGGCGGTCCTTCGTTCCGGCGCCATGAACATCGCGGTGCACCCGCGCGACAGCCGCAAGTCCGCGTAG